Genomic window (Chryseobacterium bernardetii):
TTAAAATATTTAACAGGAACCCACAGAAAACCGAAACATTCTCCATCTTCTTTTCCCAAATGTTTGTGATGCTGCTTATGGGCTCGCCTGATGGCAAGGAAATACGGGTTCTTTGTTTGGGTAAAAACCTTTGCTCTCTGATGGATAAAAATATCATGTACAAAGAAATAGGCCATCCCGTAAAGGCTTATTCCGAGACCGATAAAAAACCAATAACTGAAATTCTGCTTTACTCCCATGTATAATAAAGCAATAGCCGGACTTGCAAAAATGAAAAAGAACAGATCATTTCTTTCAAGTTTCCCATTATGACTATGATCATGATGATCTCTGTGCAGACTCCACAGAAAACCATGCATAATATACCGGTGGATAAGCCATGTAGCCCCTTCCATGGAAATAAATACCCCTATAACGATCAGAAAATTCATTTTAATTATGCTTATTGTTAAAAAGGTCACTCAAAACCCTGTATCTGAAATCGAAAATACTTTTGAGTTTTTCTTTTACAAATAGCTGATGAGCTATTTTACCTAAAACCCCCAGCGGGAGTTCATAATCTACAGTATCTTTCATAAGTACCCCGTTGTCATTAGGAATAAATTCATGAAAATGATTCCAGTGTTTATACGGACCTTCTTTCTGAAAGTCTGTAAAGCTCTTACCGTCTTCTACCTGGCTGATAATGGTCTTCCACCTCATGGGAATTCCTAACAAGGGAGAGACCGTGTAATCTATTTCCATTCCTTTAAAAATAGGCTTATCCTTTACATCTGAAAGAACCACAAAATTCATGCTCTCAGGGGTTATCTCTGATAAATTATGAGGAGATGAGAAAAACTTCCATGCTGTTTCAATAGTGCAATTCAGCTGCTGCTCTCTATATAACCTGTACATCATTATTTTTTATTGATTTATTATACTTTCCAAAGAATTAATTTTTCATCAATTCAACTGTCAGAAATAAGCAGATTTGTAACGTATATAGCTTTTAAACGCCACCAGCAGCTTTTGTGAATTAGCAATTCTTATTCTTTGCTGCAACATATTCTGAGAACTTGTTTTCTTTATTTTTTCAAACAAAGACATGTAGTATCTGTATGCCAGGTAAACTCCAAATATGGAAGATCCCGGCAGCTTTTTAATACCCTGCAATGCTTCTTTGAATTCTTCTTCAATTTCTTTTTCAATACTGGCTTTTATTGTATTATCAAAGACAGACATATTCAAAGATGGAAAATAGGTTCGTCCTAAAATCTGATAATCATCTTTCAGATCCCGTAAAAAATTAACTTTCTGAAAAGCAGATCCAAGCTTCATCGCAAACGGTTTAAGTGCTTCATATTGCTGTTTATTACCTTCTGTAAATATCTGCAGGCACATCAGACCAACCACTTCCGCAGATCCGTAGATATACTCTTTATACAACTCTGAGTTATAATCAATTGAATGGAGATCCATCTCCATGCTGTGTAAAAACTGATCTATCAATTGCAGATCAATATCATACTGGCGAACGGTTTCCTGAAATGAATGCAGAATAGGATTGAGGGAAATCCTATCTTCCAGTGCATCATAGGTTTCTGCCTTTAACCTTTTCAGAAGCTTTTCTTTATCATAGCCATGAAAACTGTCTACAATTTCATCCGCAAGGCGCACGTACCCATAAACAGCATAAACAGCCGGTCTGATGGATGGCTTCAATGCAAGTATTCCCAATGAAAAGCTGGTACTGTATTTTTGAGTAGTGTACTTACTGACTTCGTAAGACAATTCATCAAACAATTTTTTCATATTATTTCATTTTTAGTTTACTAACTTCAGCTGCTACAATTTTCCCGGAGATTATTGATGGAGGAACTCCTGGCCCCGGAACAGTTAACTGCCCTGTATAGAAAAGATTACTGATCTTTCTGTTTCTTATTTTAGGTTTCAGGACCGCCGTCTGCGATAATGTATTGGATAATCCATAGGCATTCCCCTGATAAGCATTATAATCTGAAATAAAATCACTTACACAATAACTTCTTTTATATTCGATCCTGGAAACAAGATCTGTTTCACCGGTATGTTTCTCAATTCTTTCAAGCATTTCTACAAGATATTTTTCTCTTACAGACTCTTCATCATGTATTCCCGGTGCAAGAGGTAACAGTAAAAAAAGATTTTCACAGTTTTCAGGAGCTACATCAGGATCTGTTCTGGATGGACAACATGAATAAAAAAGAGGTTCAGACGGCCATTTCTTATTTTTATAAATACAGTCTATATGATTGTCAAGCTCATTTTCGAAAAATAAAGTATGATGTTTTAAATGAGGAATTCTCCCTTTGATCCCGAGATAATAAATAAGACAGGAAGGGGCAAAAGTTCTCGTTTCCCAATACGCATCATTATAGTTCCTTAGAGATTGCGGTATTAATGTTTCTGTGTGATGATAATCAGATGACGCTATTACTGCATCAAATTCATAATCCTTACCTTCTATTGTTATTGAAACAGCCTTTCCGTTCTCCGTATTTATTTTCTGTACATTATGATTAAAATGAAAAGCTACCCCCTCTTTTTCTGCTACTTCTTTCATAGCAAGAACAAGCTGATAAAATCCTCCCATCGGATATTTTGTTCCCAAAACATACCCTCCGTAGTTCATAAGACTGTAAAGGGCAGGAATATGCTTCGGAGAAGCTCCAAGAAATATAACAGGAAATTCCATCAGTGACCTGAGCTTCGGATCATCAAAATAGCCTGAAACATACTTCCTGAAATCACTTAAAAGATCTAGCTTCAGTGCACTTCCTGCTATTTTCAAAGAAGCGAATTCAAGCCAGTTATAACAGGGTTTTGTTACAAAATCTTTCATTCCCACTTCATATTTATATTGAGCAGACTGCATAAATTTATCATATTGCCCGGCTGCTCCGTGTTCTATACTTTCAAACAGATCGCGGATATCTTCATTTTTCTCAGGAACAGAAACCTTGTCTTTTGCAAAGACCATCTCAAACTGAGGATTCAAAGAAAGCAGTTCAAAAAAATCGGATGCTTTACAATTAAAATCAGCGAAAAAACTTTCAATAATGTCCGGCATCCAATACCAGCTGGGTCCCATATCAAAAACATATCCCTCATCTGTCTTAAACTGTCTTGCTCGGCCGCCAGGCTGGTTATGCTTCTCAAATACATGCACTTCATTTCCTGATTTTGCAGCATAGGCCGCAGCAGACAGCCCGGAAAATCCAGAACCTATTACCGCAATTCTCTTTCTTAAGTTTCCAGTATTCATTGTTATTTATTTAATAGTTTTAACAGGAGCTTTAACCCTGAATCAGTTAAGTCTTTTATACGCAGCATCCAGCAAATCTCTATATTCCAGTTTCTTACGATAAAGAGAATCGTGAAATTCATCCAGTTTAGAGAGTATGGCTATGAGCAGCATTTGTTCAGAGTAGTTCAGATTGCCTACTACCACCCTTGAAGCTTTACGGATTTCATCCATATGCTCTTCCAATACAGCAAGCCCTTTTTCTGTTATCTGGATATGTTTTGTTCTTTTATCCTGTGGGGACACTGTCTGCACTGCCCAACCATTACGGATTAAACGGTTAATGATAAGTATACCTGGAGATTTCTCATGCACATTATGTCTAATTAAATCCATTTTGGTCATGGCTCCCATAGTTTTGAGGCTTATCAGATAAATAAAATCATCCTGACTTGAAAAAACTGAACTGCCGATTGAGCGGGAGTAAGATTTTGCATACTTCCCCATTCTTATCAATAAGGTATTGATGATGCTATCAGAACTTCTTCCGGACTCCTTCCCTATCCAATCCGGATCTTCTGACCCGGAACCAGCTTTATGGGAAGCGTTGATCCATTCTGTAAACCCCTGAAGATCGTTGCTGTATATCGTTTTACCCTCATTTTGTTCTACAAATTGCTGAACAAGTTCTACAACTGCTTTTATAAGATCAAAATTCATATCAAACAAATTAGTATACAAATATACTTATTAAAGTGTATAAATACACTTTAATTTTAATTTTATTTTTAAAATCTTAGAATCACCAATTGCTTATTTTAAATAATTTAATAAAAAACAAAACATAAATATATGATTTACAGTAAATTAAATATAAAACATAAAAAAACCTGCCCCTAAAAGACAGGTTGAAATAAATATACTTTTATATTGTTATTAATTAAAATAGTATATAAATAAACAAAAGAACATTGGAACACAATTATCCGATACCAATAAGCATTATTTAAATACGCATTGAAAACAGCTTAACACATACAGGAATAAATCCTATTGACACCGCTATAAAAACAGCAACTCTAATATAGTTCAGTAATTGCCACCTTGAAATCCTGGCAGTAATAGTATCTGTGAGAGACGGCTGATCTGACATTCCCTGGAAATCTATAATATTGGGTGCAAAATAGGATAAAGTCCAGATCCGTACTAATAAATGGACAGCAAACAATACGATAAGCCAATTTCTTACAGGGTCTATTTTCCAGCAGAAAATAACAGCCATAATAAAAACAACTTCATGAATTGAATGAAATACAATCCAAAAGGTTTTTAAACTCATTCCGTTATCGTCAGATAAAATTTTCAAACTCTGAGGCGGCGAAGCAGTCCATTTGGGAACCAAAACCAGCGTTTCAAAAACCTGAGCTCCATTAATAAAAAAATAAATGACAGTGGCCAGGCACAACCATATTTCAGCTCTATGCAAATAATTTACAGTTATATTTTCCATTATTATTGTTTTTAAGTTTTATTCAGATTATCTGTAAAATCCTTCATAACATTAACCGCCATTTGGAAATAACGCTCAATAATTTTTATCTCATCTTCAGAAAAGCTATTGATAACAGGAGCTGTTTTTTCCTGTAAATCATTAAATAACGGCTGCAAAAGTTTCATACTATTCTGAAGATCAGGGATAATAATAACTTTTCTTCTATCATCGCGGGTGAACTTTCTATGGATGAGCCCTTTAGATTCAAGGCGGTCCAAAAGACCTGTTACGGCCCCTTTTGTTAATCCGGTAAGCTTTGAAACTTCACCCGCAGTCAATTTCTCATGTTGCAGAATAAGCCCCAGGTATTTATGGTCAGAACCTGTTAAACCTGCTTTCCTGGCGATTGCTTCATGCATCAGTAAGGAGGCATCAGAATACTGTCTACTGACTGCCCTAAAACGAAGAATTAATTCATCAGACATATTGTTTATTAAATAAATAGTTTAGAAACAAAACTAAATATATTTAATGACATTAAAAAATATTTTGGGAGCAACTTTTCAAAATAAAAAAAAGCGGACTAAAGCCGCTTGATAGTGATTAAAATTTAATCTTTTATCAGATAGGAGCAAAACAATATAAACACATCCAGCGTCCCTCATTATTTGCCGCTTCAGCATCAAATAGATAAAGCCCCTTACTCACAATATATTCTCTCTGACCTTGAGTATCACCCCCTCCGGATATAGTGGTTATATAAATAATGGCACCATCCTGCGCCGCACCATATAAAGTATTGCCTTTTGCTGTAAGCTCTGCTAATGTTAATCTTGGAGGCAATAATCCGTCAATTTTCAGAGCTTCCTTTTTTGCAGTTATATCTAAGGTAGCTTTTGGATCATCTGTGTTAATTCCTGTTTGAGCAGACAGGTAAGATGCTGCAGTAATAAAAATAATGCTTAAAAACCTTTTCATATTGATTATAAATTTAACTGTGAATAATTTTTTAATAATAAGAAAATCCTGTAAATATATAATATTTAATTTTTTTCTGGATAAACGTTTAACCAAATTTAATAACCTTGATAAAATAATGTAACAATTTGTTAATACTAAAATAATCATAAAAATGCAACTAATTGAAATACAGATAATTAAAGTTAAATTAAAAAATCCGCGAAATTACATTATTTTCTTAAACCACCAAAAAAATCCGCTATTGTTTTTTTACTATTTTATGAAATACTTTTGCGTTCTAAATAATCAAATGAAAAGACCTTCTATAAAAGATATAGCTACACTGGCAGGAGTTTCCGTTGCCACAGTATCGTATGTTCTTAACAAAAAGGAGGGCCAGCGCATCAGTGAAGAAACAAGAAAAAAAATTTTTAACATTGCTGAAACGATTAACTACACTCCCAATAAAATAGCAAAAAGCCTTAAAACCAATACGACAAAGCTTCTTGGGCTTATTGTTGCAGATATATCAAATGAGTTTTACTCGCATATGGCAAGGAACCTGGAAGACAAGGCTCTAAAATTAGGCTATACACTGATTATCGGCAGTTCTGATGAAAATGCAGAAAAATTTAAAAAGCTTACAGAGCTCTTTTCACAGCAACAGGTAGACGGAATGATTGTTGCCCCGGTAGCAGGATCAGAAAAAACACTTGAAAACCTCATCAATAATAAGTACCCTATTGTTACCATCGACAGATATCTTAAAGAAGTTGAAATTGCAGGCATAACAATCAATAATCAAGAAATTGCAGAAACCACAACTCATTTACTGCTTAAAAAAGATTTTAGTACAATAATATACATCGGATATAAAACTGAACTTCCTCACCTGCTAGACCGCCAGTATGGTTTTGAAAAGGCAGTAAGATCTTCAGAAAAGCCAGTGGAAGTACAATATATTCTGGTAGGATTAGATAATATAGCAAAGGAAGTACATTTGCAGCTTGAAATGATGCTTGGAAAAACACCGGCGAATGCAGCACTCTATTTTTCCAGTAATAAACTTGCAGTAGCCGGATTATCCTATATTGTCAAAAATAATATAAAAGTTCCGGAGCAGGTATCAGTTGTAGCATTTGATGAAACGGATGCATATGACCTTTTCCCAACAGAGATCACTTACATCCAACAGCCTATTGAGGAAATGGCTGAAGAAGCTATTAAGCTGCTGGATGAACAGATCAGTAATTATACAGCAACAGGAAAACGGGTAACATTATCCGCAAAACTGGTTCCTAAAGCATCTTTAAAATAACCAATTTTTATATAAAATATTTTTTTTAAATACTAACTTAAACGTTTAACCTTTATGATAACAAATCAATCCAACTATGCCGTATGCTTCGGAGAAGTCCTTTGGGACATCTTCCCTTCCGGTTCCAGAGCTGGTGGTGCCCCTTTTAATGTAGCCTACAATCTTTTTAAAATGGGAATTGATACCAAAATGCTCAGCAGGATAGGAAACGATCAATTAGGACACCAGCTTCTTAACCAAATTGAGGATTGGGGAATAACAACAGATTTTATTCAGATAGACCAGGAAAAGGCTACAGGAACAGTACTTGCTGATTTTGATGAGCATGGAGAAGCTAAATATGATATTGTACAGGAAGTTGCCTGGGACTATATCCGGACTCTTCCGGAACATAAGGAACTTATTCAGCATTCAGAGGCATTTGTTTTTGGGAGTCTGGTTACAAGGAGTGAAACTTCCCAAAATACGCTGCTGGAACTTTTGGAGTATTCAAAATTTAGGGTTTTTGATGTCAATTTCCGTCCTCCTTTTATCAATTTTGAATTCATCAAAAAATTATTGCATAAAGCTGACCTTGTTAAAATGAATAAGGCAGAGCTTAGAACAATTCTTGAATATCTGGGTGAAGATTATATTGATGAAGATACCAGCATCAGACATATTCAAACTTATTTTAATCTGAATGAAATTGTTCTTACCAAAGGAAGCAAAGGTGCAAGATATTTTGTAGGTGATACTGCTTATAATTTCCCGGCTGTTCATATTGAGATTGCAGACACTGTGGGCAGTGGAGATTCATTTCTGGCCGGCTTCCTGTCTAAAAGAATTCTGGGAAAATCCCCGGAAGAGATTATGAAACAGGCAACGGCACTGGGAGCTTTTATCACTTCGAAATCCGGAGCATGCCCGGATTATACTTATGAAGATTTCAAGGCATTCAGTGAAGAAAACAGCTGTAAAACCTCTTAAAACACACTATATGAATACTCCAAAATTTACAGATAAAAAATACTATATCATCCTGTCCTTCGTTACTTCCCTATTCTTTTTCTGGGCCATTGCGCTTACCATGGGTGATGTACTGAATAAACATTTTCAGAATGTTCTTCACATTTCAAAATCCAAATCAGGGCTGGTACAGCTTTCCATTTTTGGGGCTTATGCACTTATGGGCATTCCGGCAGGCCTGTTTATGAAAAAATTGGGCTATAAATTGGGCGTAATTTTAGGTCTGTCATTGTTTGCATTGGGATCTTTCTTGTTTATTCCGGCAGCTAATACTTCTTCATTTGACTTTTTCAGATTAGCCCTTTTTGTACTGGCAATGGGAATGGCAACCCTTGAAACTGTAGCTCATCCTTTTGTAGCTGCTTTGGGTGACGAAAGAACAAGTGATCAAAGAGTAAACTTCGCCCAGTCCTTTAATGGTTTGGGGGCTATCATTGGCCCCCTGCTGGGCGGCTATTTCATTTTCGGAACTCCTGATTCGGGAACCGGTTCTCTGGATTCTGTAAAAAATCTTTATACATGGATTGGTATTGTAATTCTGGCAATCACTATTATTTTCAGCTTTATCAGAGTTCCTGATCTCAAAGATCCTCATGCGGAAGATATTATTATTTCAGAAAATGAGAATGGAGAAGACCTTACTGTATCGGATCCTCATGCACCGCTCTATAAGCAAAGGCATTTTATATTTGCAGTCATTGCCCAGTTTTTTAATATTGCCGCACAGGGCGGAACATGGGCTTATTTTATCAATTACGGGGTTGAGAAAATGCACCTGCCCGAGATACAGGCATCTTATTATTTTTCCTTAAGTATGGCCATGATGATGATCGGCAGATTTATCGGAACCTTCCTGATGAGGTTCATTGCTCCCAATAAGTTGCTGGCAATCTTTACTGCATGCAATATTGTTCTTTGTCTGATTATTTCTCAGAGTTTCGGATGGGTCTCATTCATAAGTCTTATTTTACTCAATTTGTTCCTGAGTGTAATGTATCCTACAATCTTCAGCCTTGGACTTAAAAGATTAGGGTCAAAAGTTCAGCAGGCTTCATCATTCCTGGTTATGGCTATGTTTGGAGGAGCTGTTTTTCCCCCGATAATGGGTAGAATTGCAGAAAAAGATATTGCTCATGCTTATCTCCTTCCCATTCTCTGCTACGTGGTTATTTTACTATTTGCATTAAAGTTCTACAAGCCTAAAACACTTAAATAATCCCTATGAAAACAAAGCTTTTATTAGCCTGGTGCATTTTACTTGTATGTGCCGGCGGGGGAACTAATGCCCAGATCACAATAAGCAACAAAAAATTTTCCTTTGGGACAACCGGCAGAATTGGAGCGGGTTATTCCCCGAATGCCGATGGAAAAACAGGAAGACAGCTGAATCTGAACAATCAGGGATCTTTAGGAGGCAGAATGGATCAGGGAGATTATGTAGACTTTTTACCCGCTTTCCACTTTAGCCCGGTGGTAAATGGTGACAGTACAAAAAGTACAAAAATCGATATGCAGGCAAGACTGAGCTTTTACTCTGGCGGTACTTTCCTGGGAAATGTAGATTCAAAATCCAATCAGGGAATGATTATTGCCCTTCCGGAAGCATTTGTTGAGGCCAGAAATATTATGGGAAGTGACTGGGATGTATGGGCAGGATCAAGATGGCTGAGGTATGATGACATTCATATTGCAGATTATTTCTATTTTGATGACCATTCGGCAACCGGTTGGGGAGTAAGACATAAAAATACAAGGTTTTCAATGTTTTTCCCGGCAGCTATTGATACCGCAGCCAGCAATTCAACTCCATATTCTTATACGAATGTGATTAGCGGATCAAAAAACCTTATCTACAGGCAGAGAGAAGTTTTTGTCCTGGAGCATACACTGCCATTTAAAAATGCAAAGCATAAGCTGAAATTGCTGGCAGAATTTCATCATGTAGAAAAGTCAGGCGAAAATTCCGTTGAGCAATATCCATCAGACCGGGGCTGGGTTTTTGGAGCTAAATTAAATACAGACATCCCAACAAAAATCCCCGGTTCATTCAATCAGATTTCTGTGAGATATGGAACCGGAATTGCCAATGGGGGCGATAATGGAAATACACAGACCTGGCGTACCTACGGAGCCCCGGATGAGATCACGAAAACATACAAAGGAGCCTACTCTTTTACTGTTGTTGAACATTTTCTCTGGAATATCTCAAACCGTTGGTCACTTAATCCCTATGCCGTTTTCACCAAAAGTAAAGGAGGTTCAGCCAGCAATGATAAAGCTGCAGACTATTATAACCGTGAAATTTTCAACAGGAAAACAGAATTTAATACGGGAATCAGAGCCACTTATTATTTTAACAACTGGTTTCATATTCTTTCTGAGTTTCATTATGCAACACGGAAAAACGGAACCCAGAATGCAGCATCAATGATGAAACTGGTCCTGGCTCCCACCATTGTTCCCACTGCGGAACGAAGTGTCTGGGCAAGGCCCCACATCCGTTTTATTGCAGAAGTATCAAGATATAATGATCAGGCTATGAACAGCCTTTATTCACCGTTTTTACAACAGTCAGGTGCAAAAAGATTCGGAACTTATTTCGGAATACGGACAGAATGGTGGATCTTTTAATATAAAATAAAGAAAATATATGAATATAAAATTTGGAGCTTCCCTACTCTCATGGATCACTCCGCTATGGGACGCAGAATCAGGAAAATATGCTATAGAAAAAACCGCACAGGCAGGGTTTGACCTCATCGAAATACTGTTACCGAATTCAATGAACTTTGATGCAGCTACGGTAAAAAAACAGCTCAAAGAGAATCATCTGGAAGTTGTATGCTCATTAAATCTTCCAAAAGAGGCTCATATTGCGTTTTATCCTGAAGCTGCAGAAAAACTGATCAAAAAAGCAATTGATAAAGCAGATGAACTGGAAACCAACCTCCTGTCAGGAGTATTACATAGCGGAATTGGTGTATTTACCGGTAAACCGCTTACAGACAATGAAAAAGAGATCATCACTGAAGTATGGTGCAATGTGGCAGATTATGCCCAAGCCAGGAATATAGAGATCGCCATAGAACCTATTAACCGCTACGAATCCTATGTCTGTAATACGGCAGAAAATGTTCTGGAGCTTATTAAGAAGGCAGGGAAAAACAATCTCTTCCTTCACCTTGATACCTTTCATATGAATATTGAGGAAAATAATTTTTATGACCCCATTGTCAATTCCGGAAAAATGCTGAAGCATATTCATGTTACAGAATCCCACCGGGGCATGCTGGGAGAAGGAACTGTCAGTTGGGAAGAGTTTTTCTCTGCATTGAAGAAAATTGATTTTGAGGGAAACCTGGTTCTCGAAAACTTCAGTTCCTCAGTTCCGGGAATGCAGGAAAAGGTTTCACTATGGCAAAAATCACCTTATAATGCACAGGAGCTAGCTGAGGGAAGCCTTGCTTTTTTAAAGGATCATATAAAAAAAATAATCATTATTGAATAATTCAGTTATGTTTTTTCGGCTATTATCTCAATAGCCGTTTTATGTTGAATAATCCGGGCTTCATTCACAAGCTTTTTAAGAACACGGCTTATCACTTCTCTGGATGTTCCTAAGCCTAAAGCAATATCCTTATGGGTAATTTTTACAGGATTGTTTCCGGTGACAGCAGCACGCTGGCTGATATAATTGAGAACCCTGGTATCTAGTTTATGAAAAACAGCATCATTAACCATACTCATCAATGAAGTAAACCGGTTATCATATTCATTATAGAAAAAATTATTCATCGCAGGAAACCTTCCCATCAAATTAAGCAGGCTGGAAACAGGAATCAATAGAGCTTTTGATGATTCTTCAGTACATGCATATACGGAACTTATACAGTTTTTAAAAATAGAGGCAAAAGTCATGATACAGCTCTCACCAGGCTTCATATAATAATATAGAAGCTCCCGTCCTTCATTAAGGGTAAAAACTCTTACAGATCCTTTAATAAGAATAGGCACATAATGAATTCTCTGGCCCGGGCTTACAATCTCTATTTTAGATTTCATATCCGTAACTATACTGCATTTTTCAAGTTCCTGTATAAAATCAAGTCCGAGAAATCCAAATTTTTCAGTAATAAACTGATTATTTATCATAAAATTATTTTATCACTTTTAATAATTATCATCATGCTTTTATCAGAAAGCAAATCACAATAAAAAGAGTGCAAATGTATTTTTTACATTTTTTATAAATAAGATATACTGATAAGATTTTTCTATTACTAATATAATAAGGGAAAGTAATGACTAGCTTTTTACGGTATTACTGGTACTTCAAGAACAATATAAAAACCTGTTTAAACTTTTTCAAAGAAAGAGTTTAAACAGGTTCATTGTTTAATTGTATACCAACCTATTTCAGGAAGAATTACTTTTATTTTCCTAAAATTAGTTTACTTTTTCTAATGATAAACGTACAACTCTGAAAGAAGTAGGAGTACCAGACGCAAGGTAGGTAAATCCTCTCATTTGAATCTGATCCCCAGGTACTAAATCTACTATTACACTCCAAGTATTGGAAACTGTTTCATTACTATAATTTGTTGACCCTCCAGGCACTGCCGTTGTGGAACGATTACCTATCTGGGTACCGTTCTTAGCAGGATAAGCCATGAAGGAATAAGTATTTGGAACGCTACCATTTATTAAAAGCCCTGCTGTATATGATATTATATATGTTCCCCCTTGATTAGCGGGAACAGTAAGCGTAGTGTTGTTTGTTCTCCACGATGCCAGGTTACCGCTTCCCTGGCTTATATCAAATGTAGTAATAGTATTGTCAACAGTCCATGGAACACTATTACCATATACTAATGCACTATATCCTACTACTGTACCGCCAGACCCTGGTGTAACAAGAGATTTCCATATAGCCCCATCAAAATAGTAATATCCTATAGCAGTTACATTGATCGTTTTTGCAGAAGGTGAATTTGTTGCCGCTGTAACATAAACAATAGAACCTGTTTGATTAGTTGAATAAACGTTATCTTTTGCTTTTAATTGATCCCCCGTTAATCTGGGAGGTATAAAACCATCTGCTGTGTTGGAGCTTGCAGCTTTTCCTTCCACGTCTAATGTCGCTTTAGGTATAGGAGTATTGATACCAATTTGTGATTTGTAAAATCCAAAAACCAGGATTATACAGAATAAAAATAAATTTTTCATGCTTTTAAATAAATTTTATATGTTTTTAGAATCAGAATTCTTTTAAAATAACTATTAGTGCAGAGGCGTAAAAACAAATTAGAACTTAACTATTTTGATCAATTAGTAAATTAATAAAGATTCTTTTTCAAGAAGAAATGATTATGGTGCAGATAATTGCTATAAAGAAAAGTTTCTACTTTCCGGCAAATAAGCAGGCGTTGTAATATGAGCACTTGCCGTGGGCTGATTCATTTCCCAAATTCATTGTAAGATAGACTCATCACCGGCATTGTAATGTAAACTTATGGTGTATTCCGAAGGCAGAATAACCAATTCCGGTTACTGCAAAATACCATCATCATACAACCGGCTATCATTACTAAGAAAGGAAACCCAGCTATCCCTTAAG
Coding sequences:
- a CDS encoding carbohydrate kinase family protein — protein: MITNQSNYAVCFGEVLWDIFPSGSRAGGAPFNVAYNLFKMGIDTKMLSRIGNDQLGHQLLNQIEDWGITTDFIQIDQEKATGTVLADFDEHGEAKYDIVQEVAWDYIRTLPEHKELIQHSEAFVFGSLVTRSETSQNTLLELLEYSKFRVFDVNFRPPFINFEFIKKLLHKADLVKMNKAELRTILEYLGEDYIDEDTSIRHIQTYFNLNEIVLTKGSKGARYFVGDTAYNFPAVHIEIADTVGSGDSFLAGFLSKRILGKSPEEIMKQATALGAFITSKSGACPDYTYEDFKAFSEENSCKTS
- the fucP gene encoding L-fucose:H+ symporter permease, whose amino-acid sequence is MNTPKFTDKKYYIILSFVTSLFFFWAIALTMGDVLNKHFQNVLHISKSKSGLVQLSIFGAYALMGIPAGLFMKKLGYKLGVILGLSLFALGSFLFIPAANTSSFDFFRLALFVLAMGMATLETVAHPFVAALGDERTSDQRVNFAQSFNGLGAIIGPLLGGYFIFGTPDSGTGSLDSVKNLYTWIGIVILAITIIFSFIRVPDLKDPHAEDIIISENENGEDLTVSDPHAPLYKQRHFIFAVIAQFFNIAAQGGTWAYFINYGVEKMHLPEIQASYYFSLSMAMMMIGRFIGTFLMRFIAPNKLLAIFTACNIVLCLIISQSFGWVSFISLILLNLFLSVMYPTIFSLGLKRLGSKVQQASSFLVMAMFGGAVFPPIMGRIAEKDIAHAYLLPILCYVVILLFALKFYKPKTLK
- a CDS encoding carbohydrate porin gives rise to the protein MKTKLLLAWCILLVCAGGGTNAQITISNKKFSFGTTGRIGAGYSPNADGKTGRQLNLNNQGSLGGRMDQGDYVDFLPAFHFSPVVNGDSTKSTKIDMQARLSFYSGGTFLGNVDSKSNQGMIIALPEAFVEARNIMGSDWDVWAGSRWLRYDDIHIADYFYFDDHSATGWGVRHKNTRFSMFFPAAIDTAASNSTPYSYTNVISGSKNLIYRQREVFVLEHTLPFKNAKHKLKLLAEFHHVEKSGENSVEQYPSDRGWVFGAKLNTDIPTKIPGSFNQISVRYGTGIANGGDNGNTQTWRTYGAPDEITKTYKGAYSFTVVEHFLWNISNRWSLNPYAVFTKSKGGSASNDKAADYYNREIFNRKTEFNTGIRATYYFNNWFHILSEFHYATRKNGTQNAASMMKLVLAPTIVPTAERSVWARPHIRFIAEVSRYNDQAMNSLYSPFLQQSGAKRFGTYFGIRTEWWIF
- a CDS encoding sugar phosphate isomerase/epimerase family protein; this translates as MNIKFGASLLSWITPLWDAESGKYAIEKTAQAGFDLIEILLPNSMNFDAATVKKQLKENHLEVVCSLNLPKEAHIAFYPEAAEKLIKKAIDKADELETNLLSGVLHSGIGVFTGKPLTDNEKEIITEVWCNVADYAQARNIEIAIEPINRYESYVCNTAENVLELIKKAGKNNLFLHLDTFHMNIEENNFYDPIVNSGKMLKHIHVTESHRGMLGEGTVSWEEFFSALKKIDFEGNLVLENFSSSVPGMQEKVSLWQKSPYNAQELAEGSLAFLKDHIKKIIIIE
- a CDS encoding Crp/Fnr family transcriptional regulator encodes the protein MINNQFITEKFGFLGLDFIQELEKCSIVTDMKSKIEIVSPGQRIHYVPILIKGSVRVFTLNEGRELLYYYMKPGESCIMTFASIFKNCISSVYACTEESSKALLIPVSSLLNLMGRFPAMNNFFYNEYDNRFTSLMSMVNDAVFHKLDTRVLNYISQRAAVTGNNPVKITHKDIALGLGTSREVISRVLKKLVNEARIIQHKTAIEIIAEKT